A stretch of the Calderihabitans maritimus genome encodes the following:
- a CDS encoding DUF1847 domain-containing protein, with the protein MRCAACQERRCYNHGKVCVDYADKVMPHYEDPEQRKILSTAGRLESEYYMKLTRLEELMRFAREMGYSRLGMAFCVGLGDEAAILNKALEKEGFQVSSVCCKVCGIDKRKFNIPNIIEDRYEATCNPVGQAMILNDSKTELNIIVGLCIGHDILFTKYSKAPVTTLVVKDRVLAHNPLGVIYTGYYRVKKLGLK; encoded by the coding sequence ATGCGGTGTGCCGCATGTCAAGAACGGCGTTGCTACAACCATGGGAAAGTGTGTGTTGATTATGCTGATAAGGTGATGCCTCACTACGAAGATCCGGAACAGCGGAAAATTCTTTCCACAGCGGGCCGGTTAGAAAGCGAATATTATATGAAATTAACCCGACTAGAAGAACTAATGCGTTTTGCGCGGGAGATGGGTTACAGTCGTCTGGGCATGGCTTTTTGTGTTGGACTGGGAGATGAGGCTGCCATTTTAAATAAGGCTCTCGAAAAAGAAGGCTTCCAAGTGAGTTCTGTTTGTTGCAAGGTGTGCGGTATTGACAAGAGAAAGTTCAACATACCTAACATTATAGAAGACCGGTATGAGGCTACTTGCAACCCGGTAGGCCAGGCTATGATACTGAATGATAGCAAGACCGAATTAAACATTATTGTAGGCTTATGTATTGGCCATGACATTTTGTTCACCAAGTATTCGAAGGCTCCGGTAACCACCTTGGTGGTAAAGGACCGGGTATTAGCCCACAATCCTTTAGGGGTAATCTATACCGGTTATTATCGGGTAAAGAAATTGGGGTTGAAGTAG